In Mixta intestinalis, the following are encoded in one genomic region:
- a CDS encoding fimbrial biogenesis chaperone, with protein MTRLNTLILAFFTALTLPAYAANSVMIWPIDPKIISEDKASELWLENHGNSTTLMQVRIFAWQQISGREQYQTQQQVVASPPIVRIEPGQKQLVRLIKQSAPAAGQEAAYRVVLDEIPTPQQPGENQAGLRFQMRYSVPLFVYGDGLTADAQPQLSWHTVSEDGQRWLEIVNHGAVHARLSKATLNGRELSSGLFGYVLANSSHRWPLNASVSSGAVLAADVNNRSWRSASSTR; from the coding sequence ATGACTCGCCTTAATACGCTTATTCTGGCGTTTTTCACCGCGTTAACGCTTCCTGCTTACGCCGCCAATTCGGTGATGATCTGGCCCATCGATCCGAAAATTATCAGTGAGGATAAAGCCAGCGAACTCTGGCTGGAGAATCACGGCAACAGTACCACGCTGATGCAGGTGCGCATTTTCGCCTGGCAGCAAATTTCGGGACGAGAACAGTATCAGACGCAGCAACAGGTGGTTGCCAGCCCACCGATAGTACGCATCGAACCGGGCCAGAAACAGCTGGTGCGCCTGATTAAGCAAAGCGCGCCCGCTGCCGGACAGGAGGCCGCCTATCGGGTGGTACTGGATGAGATCCCAACGCCGCAGCAGCCGGGCGAGAACCAGGCGGGCCTGCGTTTTCAGATGCGTTATTCAGTGCCGCTGTTTGTTTATGGCGATGGACTGACGGCAGATGCTCAGCCACAGCTTAGCTGGCATACGGTAAGCGAAGACGGTCAGCGCTGGTTGGAGATCGTCAACCACGGCGCGGTTCACGCGCGCCTCAGTAAAGCAACGCTAAACGGGCGCGAACTGAGCAGCGGGCTGTTTGGCTACGTGCTGGCTAACAGCAGCCATCGCTGGCCGCTTAACGCCTCCGTCTCTTCCGGCGCGGTACTGGCGGCAGACGTCAACAATCGTTCCTGGCGTAGCGCCAGCAGCACACGCTAA
- a CDS encoding fimbria/pilus outer membrane usher protein, which produces MRPLPWSVLRRCSLAIVGLCGGLTAPDSEAETFSSLPPPPTLATTQDESQQYMLGLSVNQRESQQIVPVTFRHGHYWLRAADLQQAGIPAEKLSGPEVDVSAMPQVDVRYDSQRQRILLTVPSAWLPEQTFAGRDNTPRYPGRSSTGALLNYDVYSSHNSQAGSRLSAWNELRLFGAAGQFSSNGVWQEQLSGNSNTLNDGYIRYDTWWSYEDEDRILSWRVGDLVTDALSWSSSVRLGGIQLARDFSVRPDIVTWPLPSFAGQAAVPSTVDLFVNGYQTSSNQVQPGPWSMTNMPFVNGAGDAVVVTTDAVGRRVTTALPFYVSSDLLKPGLSDYAFSAGALRNNYGLKNFDYGTGAASGSWRYGATDWLTLETHAEGADRLALGGGGAQVKLGAFGVVNGALAQSRMKNDSGQQYSWGYQYNNSWFSLGTQHVIRSAGFADLALYTIRSSDVNDITWSLSRRSAQYNASVSLNHFGNLGAAFIDITSGSGDRTRLWNLSWSKNTWGNSSLYVAATRDVGSGEWSGAISLIIPFGEHGSASLNLERDAQGHDAQRVYLSRSMPSDGGFAWDASWANQSSGGDYRQGSLRWRNQKIDTSVGFYGDSDNSTEWADLAGSLVLMDHQLLAANEVNDAFVLVKTGYPNVTVRYENQAMGRTDRAGYLLVPRISSYYPAKYDIDALDLPPDMTASQVEQRFAVKRQSGYLLDFPVEPLRAASVILHDAQGNPLPVSSQVIRAGQPVQYVGWDGIAWLDDLKSENEMQVLTPDGRRCMTHLSLSQGRPEALKVYGPIVCVLPQAMHGAPDSVSANSTAGILP; this is translated from the coding sequence ATGCGCCCGCTTCCCTGGTCTGTGCTTCGCCGCTGTTCGCTGGCTATCGTCGGGCTGTGCGGCGGCCTGACCGCGCCCGATAGCGAGGCTGAAACCTTTTCTTCGCTGCCGCCGCCACCTACGCTGGCAACGACTCAGGACGAAAGCCAGCAGTATATGCTGGGGCTGAGCGTTAACCAGCGGGAGAGCCAGCAGATCGTACCGGTCACCTTTCGCCACGGTCACTACTGGCTACGCGCTGCCGATCTACAGCAGGCGGGGATCCCGGCAGAAAAGCTCAGCGGCCCGGAAGTAGATGTTTCCGCCATGCCGCAGGTCGACGTGCGCTATGACAGCCAGCGCCAGCGCATATTGCTGACCGTTCCCAGCGCCTGGCTGCCTGAACAAACCTTTGCCGGACGCGATAACACGCCGCGCTATCCGGGGCGCAGCAGTACCGGTGCCCTGCTTAACTACGATGTCTACAGCAGCCATAACAGCCAGGCGGGGAGCCGACTCTCCGCCTGGAATGAGCTACGACTGTTTGGTGCGGCGGGACAATTCTCCTCCAACGGCGTCTGGCAGGAACAGCTCAGCGGCAACAGCAATACGCTTAACGATGGCTATATTCGCTACGACACCTGGTGGAGCTACGAGGATGAAGATCGCATCCTGAGCTGGCGCGTTGGCGATCTGGTTACCGATGCACTGAGCTGGAGCAGCAGCGTGCGCCTTGGCGGTATCCAGCTGGCACGCGATTTTAGCGTTCGTCCCGATATTGTTACCTGGCCGCTGCCCAGCTTTGCCGGCCAGGCGGCGGTGCCCTCTACCGTCGATCTGTTCGTTAACGGTTATCAAACCAGCAGCAATCAGGTACAGCCCGGCCCCTGGTCAATGACCAATATGCCGTTCGTTAACGGCGCGGGGGATGCGGTAGTGGTGACCACCGATGCGGTAGGCCGCCGCGTCACTACCGCCCTGCCGTTTTACGTCTCCAGCGATCTGCTGAAGCCAGGCCTCTCCGATTACGCCTTTTCTGCCGGGGCGCTGCGCAATAACTACGGCCTTAAGAATTTCGATTACGGCACCGGTGCCGCCAGCGGTTCCTGGCGCTACGGCGCTACCGACTGGCTGACGCTGGAAACCCATGCCGAAGGTGCCGATCGGCTGGCGCTGGGCGGCGGCGGTGCGCAGGTTAAGCTGGGCGCATTCGGTGTGGTAAATGGCGCGCTGGCGCAAAGCCGCATGAAAAACGACAGCGGTCAACAATACAGCTGGGGCTATCAGTACAACAATAGCTGGTTTAGTCTTGGCACCCAGCACGTTATCCGCAGCGCCGGTTTTGCCGATCTGGCGCTTTACACCATTCGCAGCAGCGACGTTAACGACATCACCTGGTCGCTCAGCCGTCGCAGCGCGCAGTATAACGCCAGCGTCTCCCTCAACCATTTCGGCAACCTGGGCGCGGCCTTTATCGATATCACCAGCGGCAGCGGCGATCGCACCCGGCTCTGGAATCTCTCCTGGAGTAAGAATACGTGGGGCAACAGCAGCCTGTACGTTGCCGCAACGCGTGACGTCGGCAGCGGTGAATGGAGCGGTGCCATATCGCTGATTATTCCTTTCGGCGAACACGGTAGCGCCAGCCTGAACCTGGAACGTGACGCGCAGGGTCACGATGCGCAGCGCGTTTATCTGTCCCGCTCGATGCCCAGCGACGGTGGCTTTGCCTGGGATGCCTCCTGGGCTAACCAGAGCAGCGGCGGCGACTACCGCCAGGGCAGCCTGCGCTGGCGCAATCAGAAAATTGACACCTCCGTCGGTTTCTATGGCGACAGCGATAACAGCACCGAGTGGGCGGATCTCGCGGGTTCGCTGGTGCTGATGGATCATCAGCTGCTTGCCGCAAATGAAGTCAACGATGCCTTTGTGCTGGTAAAAACCGGCTATCCGAACGTTACCGTGCGCTATGAGAATCAGGCGATGGGGCGTACCGATCGGGCGGGCTATCTGCTGGTTCCGCGTATCAGCTCTTACTATCCGGCGAAATATGATATCGATGCGCTCGATTTACCGCCTGATATGACCGCGTCACAGGTTGAGCAGCGCTTTGCCGTGAAACGTCAGAGCGGCTATCTGCTCGATTTCCCGGTAGAACCGCTGCGTGCCGCCAGCGTTATTTTGCATGATGCGCAGGGAAATCCGCTGCCCGTCTCCAGCCAGGTGATACGTGCCGGACAGCCCGTGCAATATGTCGGCTGGGACGGCATCGCCTGGCTCGATGACTTAAAAAGCGAAAACGAAATGCAGGTGCTGACGCCGGACGGTCGCCGCTGTATGACGCATCTTTCCCTTAGTCAGGGACGCCCGGAAGCGCTGAAAGTGTATGGCCCGATCGTCTGCGTACTGCCGCAGGCGATGCATGGCGCGCCGGACA
- a CDS encoding Csu type fimbrial protein, whose product MRRYVPLLLLIGHSALALPTQTFQVSAAVVAGCVISGSNTGVFGSLNFGTRSGVETASVGASYVQSSAITIACTPGTTLNMSINGGSNYTTTRNLKLANGSNTVAYRLFTNANYSAASEIPVSQNVALSYSNANNIILPIYGLLQLSGAQRAGVYNDTLTVTLGW is encoded by the coding sequence CTGAGGCGTTACGTCCCGCTGCTGCTGTTAATCGGTCACAGCGCGCTGGCGCTGCCGACGCAAACCTTTCAGGTCAGCGCTGCGGTTGTGGCGGGCTGCGTGATCTCCGGCAGCAATACCGGCGTCTTCGGCTCGCTTAACTTTGGCACCCGCTCTGGCGTGGAGACGGCCAGCGTCGGTGCCAGCTATGTACAGAGCAGCGCTATCACCATTGCCTGTACGCCAGGCACCACGCTAAACATGAGCATTAATGGCGGCAGTAACTACACCACCACGCGCAACCTGAAGCTGGCTAATGGAAGCAACACGGTAGCCTACCGGCTGTTTACCAATGCCAACTACAGCGCCGCCAGTGAAATTCCGGTGAGCCAGAACGTAGCGCTGAGTTACAGCAACGCCAACAACATTATTTTGCCGATTTATGGCCTCTTACAGCTTAGCGGCGCCCAGCGCGCCGGTGTTTACAACGATACCCTGACGGTGACGCTGGGCTGGTAA